CACCTCCACGTCTCcgatactactactaataccatgactactactactactactacactttTAACTATTTTTAATAAGCTCACTACTTTTAAATACTGATAACGGCAGGCCATTGGCAATATTGTATCAATCTAAGATACACTTACTTATTCCCTTCGGAATCAATCACTTGGATCTGATGGATGAAGAGTTCAGGTCTCTCGAAGGCCTCCCAATCCCACCATTTGTACCAGTCTGCGTCATAGTCCCACTCGAAGTATAGGCTTACCAAACCCTCAGTATCATCAGGACCAACGTCATAGGGCGTCATATACACGTATGCAGTGTTGGTGTAATATTCGGTAGTTTCGCTGTGAAATATTAATGGAAAGATCAACAGAACAGCTTTGGCAACgctttttattaaaatgttaaaaaaggcGAAAGAGGGCAATCAGGTGTAGCTTAAATCaaagttccccagagctattATCCGTTTTGAAAATCTTGGTGAGAtcgaaaaatgtctctgccgtgAATCGAACCAGGGCCCAAAACCAATCTACACCtgataaaggaaaaataattagTGAGGTTGAAATCTGTTGACGGCCAATCGGAAGGAGTTCGTCCAAACCTCTAACCCGTGTGTGATCTAGTCGTTAGGGCACCGGCGACGTTGTAAGTTGGGAGCCCTGGTTCGATACCCGGCAGTCGGACATCTTTTCGGCCTCACCAAGATTTTCACAGGGGAAGATACTTTGATCTGGGGAACTTTGATTCAAGCTACGCCTATTGATctctttccccatttttttcacaaatggtgtgtgtgtgtgaggcgGGGGTCCCGAGGAGAAGGTTGCACCTTACTCCACCATCTAAGTCTTGATCAACCAATTTGCGTTACACGATAATTTATTCTTGTCCGTCCAAGCCTGCTCACTTAATCTTATCTTTCTTTCCACCCcctattttgtatatgaaaccAGCATAAATGCTTAAGAAGTGATATTAtgcgaattaaaaaaatacaggaaaAGCGGAGGGGCGGGCGGACTACACCATAACATTGTCCTCGGTAAACATCTACATCAAGGATATACTTTTAAGGACACATACGAATGAAGCATACTTACGAGGTGAGAGCGATTTTGGATGATTGTGCATTGTTACCCATGAGGGTTATGTAGATCAGTCCTTTAGCATCATGGGCTTTGCGATGATCATCGAACTTGAAAGTGAATTGATACTGGTAACCTGCGACAAGATCGAAGTTCGTTAGTCATGGAGCCAACATGAGTAATGGGGGCGTTGAAAGAAACCCTTACGTCCAATTCTTAATACACATGTACAGCCCAATGTAAGTCTAAATCAAGCGCAAATCATTTGGATTAAACGCAAGTTTGTTCTTTTGGGTTCAATTGCAACCAGTGTTTTCACAGATCCAAAACTAATTTCCTGAAACTGAATCCTAAATTTCCCAAAATTCATAGTCGTTTCCtaaaattttcaagtttgatttttaacgAATCTCGAACAATGTTAAAGCAAGCTTAAACATGGTCCAAGTGAACTAAATCAAggaatctaattttttttttgtccacgCCCTTTTTAAAAGtaggaacaaaattatgaaatgtgAGGGCGGAAGCGTGAGCGGAAAATTTTGAGCTACCTATGAGACAAACAATTCTttaaatataacatgaatattGAAAGTTGTTACGTTTAATTGTTGTTTGATTGTAATTTTCGGATTTCCCGAAATTACCTGGAATGTTTTCATTACCTGAAAATTACCTGAAAATGATCAGGATTTCCCAGAATTCGGGTAATTTCCAGTGGAAACACTGATTGCAACTCAACTTTGTCTCAACGCCCTAGGATGATTGATTTTGAAGACTTACCATTGATTTGAAAATGATGTTAAGTTTCTTGTAACGCATGAATAGAAAGACCTTTTTAATTATCTCactaaagggatgctccgggctaaaatatttatacctaactaaatatagtaaaattcacagagcaaaatgctgaaaattcatcaaaatctgataacaagtactaaatagcgaagttattgaattttgaagttaagcaatattttgcgaaaacagttatatatgcacgtcttcatgaatattcattaggtggactgatgatgtcacatccccacttcaGTTCCCTTTTCTTATGCTATACGTGAAATCATATTTGCTTCATTGTTTCATTCATGCGTGAATGATATGTCTTCCGTGtattgaaataagttgcagcaatgaatatctaatgcacttaatcagtccAGTGATTTGCTTTCTTGGagggaaaattttgaataaacctaattttatataataaaatacaaaagaacaagtgggggatatgacatcatcaatttactcattaaatattcataaagacaagCCTTgaactatttcaccggaataatgcaaaactttaaaatataactttattattccttgtccgattttgatcaaatttttagtgATTTGTTTGTCTCATTTGTcgttatctgttcaaatcattattatcctcagcctggagtatccctttaactTGTTTCCAATAAATGCGGATTGAAATGACACACTATGACACatggacacacacaaacactatggcacgtattctgaagttgggtttaacttaaactcaggtttgaagttgtggtttaagtatggatagccacttgttacataaatcactaacagtagagatatcatatttcagctcattggctcccaaatcattcattattgtcTAGGAAGCAtaaaatagatgattgtcttcaccattgaagaatcaggaaagagcacagtaaatattagaaatatacaacgtaataaaaattttgacacttttggcttcccataattttagcacagagtgtGTCCCACACTACTCTAGTGTGTGTGATAAATTTATGTATTTAATAAATTGCGTGTGTCATAACTATGTCTGTCACACACAACTAGATGTAACATTACTATGGTTACGCAGCTAGggaccgattttttttttcagatgactCACTCAGCGAATTTTACtctcatttatatatttttttctttccaaaacTCATTTGAATAAGTCAACTTACATTAAGATTGTTTGCATTTGAACCTACCATCACTGTCGGTTAAAATTAACTCGTTGTAAAATGAAAGGGGATTTCTTAACAATGGAAAAATCCTTAATGTTAACAACGAGCTCATGGCGCAAAAGACACAGTGTCACGCATATTGTTCACAGTGTGGTCTATGTAAGAAtgtgacacacacacactactACGTTTCTCAAATCAGTGTGAAgtactgtggacacctcgaaaGTATGcgttttcacagtgtgttcacattatACACTATATAATGAACTCAAATTGAACAGCATGAAGATACAATTCATACTGTGGATACCTCGAAAGTGTGAGTATTTATGTGTTCACATTGCGGACTATGTGAAAATGAGATTAACATTGTTAAAAACTCATATTTGACAGTGTGGATGTGCTTTCACATTGCgctccacactgtgaacacactgtttAACATAGTGTTATGCACTTTGTTCTTCCCAGCAGGGTGAGGTTGGTTAAAACAGTTTGAGAGTGTAGAAGAATATATTTCAAGAAGTGCAACAAGATCAAGATATCAGAAAACAGAACAGTGTAACGAAATCAATGGCAAATGTGGAATaatcatattcatgatattgtgTCGTATATTTATTGATTCTTATAAATACCTCTGATGAGGACACACAGAcaacccacccacacacacccctaTTGACATACCGCCGTATGGTTCATCTTCATTGGTATTTATCTGATACATGAGGTTTTCTCCTCCTGGATAGCCAGAGGGTGAGTGCCACCCCATAGGGGCACAATGACTGGTGTCGAAACACAATCCCAGGTTGTAATCGTCGTGATCTCGCGAGCATTTGAAAGCTAGGTATGGACCCTCAGGAGAGCTGATAGATTCCTTGAAATACTCGATGGAGCGGAGGTGATTACAAGCTACAAACTGACAAACACCTAAAGAATTAAATGATACATACAAATTagaggatgataatgataatcacaaCAATAGTACAAAAACTAGAGGCTTTCTTTATCTGTGAATTATCAGTTATACCATCGAAtgttatgatacatgtatataatgattTTGTATCGCAACcttttgttggaaattaataAATACGAATTTCACATTGAATTCTGAATTCGAATATTTAAGTACGAAGGGGGTGAGGGAGAACGTGGCGTAAACACTGGGGAAAATATTCTTAATAGTCGCGAGGTAGTaaaacaaaagtttttttttctttcaaaatctaAGTTTCTGACAGATTTTAATCTAATACTCAAAacgtattttcatatattatccgtttccttttcattttctttctagtctctctcttatttctttgtttttttgtctacatatttattcatttatctagatatttattttattttcatgttatttttaatttcatttatttttattttctattttttattcattttattttttttattttttttatatatatattttttttttttttttttttggggggggtaaaaGGCCCCACAATTTGAAATCGTTGGACATCCACGTCCACACTTGTATAGGCTATCACGGTCGGGAGACAATACTGGACTACCTGTGtagatgatggtgacgatgaggaagatggtgatgatggcgacgatggtggcgatgatgatgatgatgatgacgacgacaacgatgatggcaatgatgatacTTGCCCCTTACCTTCATAGAAGCCGTCAAGGATGATGTCCTCTATCAAGCTTGGATCACAACCTGGTTGATCATTACCGCCATTAGGATAAAAGTCCATGTGTCCACACGGGGCATACATGCCATATCCTACATGAATTATATTTAATAAGAGGCATgcatgttaaaggtcaagtccaccccaataaaaaatattgatttgaatcaatagaaaaataatcaatttcatcaaaattggatgtaaaataagaaagttatgatattttaaagttttgcttattttatcACAAAACAGATAAACATCTCCATGatctcagtgatatgcaaatgagagagtcgatggaGTCTCTAactcaatttctttttatttttatatttcaattattatacaatatttcaatttttacagataggacaataatgaccaacttgaatgaaccataaaaggatttttaaaaattgcaattcagtGAATTCAGTGAAGTTTAAAacattgtttcacatgacaatgaggagaaatttgattatttcatgatatgaagttcaaaagaaatagtgaatgaattaTGTCATCAGTCCTCTAAGTTACGCACAGCTTTGCGCACGGCTGGGATATGTTCTTCGGTCCTTAAATcaatcacatagcacaagaaaggatcaccagtcgggcgtaaagtcattcgtatctaataaacagctttatgaaacacccaccttgatgtgcatataactgttttgcgaaattaagcgaaactttaaaatgtcataacagtactttttcattttacaaacgatattgataaaaaaattcaggtttatgcttgttggatttttctctttttattcaaatcaactttttgttggggtggacttgtaaTTCCATGAATTATGGAACATTCTCAATTAAAATCAACTGTGTCGTACATCTCGGgtttattcataaatttttgcaattcaacatttaaaattcaaaacaaaattctaCAGAGAGGAGGGAATGCTTTAATTTGCTggatttgacaataataataataataataataatgataatgatgataataaggataaatactactactactgctcatgataataataatgatgatgatgttaatgataaaCACAGCATTTATTATGCTCCATCTATCTAATAAACTATCCCGAGgcgcagatgatgatgatgataataataataataataatgataataataacgatagcAATCATAATTGAACGTCAACCACGAATTTCCACGATTTCCGTCGTGTGACTGCATGCGACATTAGATAGCAAGCTCATGAAGTTCCCAACCTACCAAAGTTGTACAGAGGATCAGTGTCGGTATGGATGACGTCGACATACGCTGCATCGCTTGGGTCGAGACGGACAATGGGATCGGTGTCTTCAAAGTATGGTCCGGCAGGGTCCAAACCTATACAATATAAATATCAGAGGTATAAAATAAAGTGAAATCCggggaggagaggggggggggttgtggtGAAAGGAAAATATATCGAATCCTAAGAACATTAGCATGAATAGtgattaaaaagtaaaataacagagtttttgaaaagttttattttctgACATCACAGACGACCAACTTCTCCATTAAGTCGtgtgatatgaatattttttttattcttaaaaaaacagacagagagagagaacgaTTGAATTTATTTGTGCGGAGTGTCATCAGTCATTTTCATACACTCCTCTATAAGAAATATAAGTTTATCAATAATGGACGCATCcgggattttccaaagggggcatttttaacagaaaaaaattaacaagcccccctccccccaaaaaaagtcaACACTCCCAATTAATGGTGATTAATGgcaggaaaatttgacaagcaaaacaaaaaagtcCTCACTTGTGTATGCACGTCGTATTCaccaaacaaatatttttatggcTCTTAAAGgggggcactagcgtacctaaggggggactgcccccctgacgagtcacaactcatgcaggggacgtatccctgccccccctgacgagtcacaactgatacaggggacgtgcccccccttttgagaagccaaattaataatttgtaatgtaaaaatgcaataaaaacagacgtgtaccccctcttttgaacctgaagacctttttttatttttttttgcttgtcaaatatttttgtggtaagaaatcctttatttgtggttgaagaccttttttttttttttttgcttgtcaagttttttcgcggacgaaatatcctacaaaaaaattgcccccttctggaaaatcctaggtacgccagtgggggggggggcacgggtcgGATGTGCCCCTATATGGATCCACCACTGTTATCAATCGTGTCAGCGTTAAGCTTGACTTAATTAAGATCTTTGCGAAACATCCCTCTGATTCTCTTGAGAtgaataaaattaaagaaacacACCTGTTATTCTGGCCACCTGAGGA
Above is a window of Lytechinus pictus isolate F3 Inbred chromosome 15, Lp3.0, whole genome shotgun sequence DNA encoding:
- the LOC129278014 gene encoding pancreatic triacylglycerol lipase-like, which translates into the protein MERMISSTLLVILLSLSSVCWASDSVCYGELGCFTDDPPYCDPPSRPVWLPKSPEEIGTEFMLNTRNIPTTSWEEYQTLSTDFPDDFYNTDFQSYRDTKIITHGFTQSSSVAWMREMVDQFLIEGDFNVIRVDWQRGAIGAYGISAANTRVVGAHISLLIDKLKLVYGVDASSFHIIGHSLGAQVSGYAGERQSNPQVARITGLDPAGPYFEDTDPIVRLDPSDAAYVDVIHTDTDPLYNFGYGMYAPCGHMDFYPNGGNDQPGCDPSLIEDIILDGFYEGVCQFVACNHLRSIEYFKESISSPEGPYLAFKCSRDHDDYNLGLCFDTSHCAPMGWHSPSGYPGGENLMYQINTNEDEPYGGYQYQFTFKFDDHRKAHDAKGLIYITLMGNNAQSSKIALTSETTEYYTNTAYVYMTPYDVGPDDTEGLVSLYFEWDYDADWYKWWDWEAFERPELFIHQIQVIDSEGNKFIMCGDYNGIEPGDVKAFISSADGATCP